Proteins from one Nicotiana tabacum cultivar K326 chromosome 23, ASM71507v2, whole genome shotgun sequence genomic window:
- the LOC142177311 gene encoding uncharacterized protein LOC142177311, which translates to MVGYGCYCFLDGYSGYNQIPVALEDVEKSTFTCPSDLNGKYLEVFMDDLTLLGGDFEDCLKNLELVLEHCEATHLVLNWKKCHFMVEEGNCIGPQAKDANFVFNVECLRAFKLIKEKLEGHIKSVVDHLSRLEKPPVELVDVREEFTDEQIFSIAAVSERPPWYADVANCLANGRLPCDFSRDQRRKLQDGVIRRCVPERDMESILSHCHDGAAGGHYGENCIASKVMEADFYWPTLYKDAWAYVPAYGKCQRTRNISKRDEMSLNSILVLEIFDVWGIHFMGPFPLSFSHEYILVAIDYVSKWIETILIRTNDAWVTVSASRKDWFVKLEEALWAYRTAFKTTIGTSPFKLVYKKSCHLPIELEHKAYWAIKMLNLDLSLACKHVLVQMNELEELRLDAYENARIFKEKTKRWHDRLIKPRELH; encoded by the exons ATGGTTGGATATGGATGCTACtgcttcttggatgggtactcaggctaCAATCAGATACCCGTTGCTCTAGAAGATGTTGAGAAGTCCACATTCACGTGCCCGTCAG ACTTAAATGGAAAGTAtctagaagtattcatggatgatttaaCCCTCTTAGGTGGTGACTTTGAAGACTGCTTGAAGAATTTAGAGCTCGTTCTTGAACATTGTGAAGCCACGCACTTGGTTCTTAATTGGAagaagtgtcacttcatggtggAAGAAGGGAATTGTATTGGGCCACAAG CAAAGGATGCCAACTTTGTTTTCAATGTGGAATGCTTAAGAGCATTCAAATTGATAAAGGAAAAGCTG GAAGGGCACATAAAATCAGTTGTCGATCATCTATCTCGACTTGAGAAACCTCCAGTTGAATTAGTCGACGTGAGAGAAGAGTTCACTGATGAACAGATTTTCTCCATTGCTGCAGTCTCCGAAAGACCACCTTGGTATGCTGATGTGGCCAATTGTTTAGCCAACGGACGGTTACCTTGTGACTTCTCTCGTGATCAAAGAAGGAAGCTTCAAG atggtgtgattcgaagGTGTGTACCTGAAAGAGATATGGAAAGCATTCTTTCTCATTGCCATGATGGAGCAGCTGGAGGACACTATGGTGAAAATTGCATTGCATCAAAGGTCATGGAAGCCGATTTCTATTGGCCTACATTGTACAAGGACGCTTGGGCGTATGTACCTGCATATGGCAAGTGTCAAAGGACACGTAACATCAGCAAGAGGGATGAGATGTCACTAAACTCCATTCTGGTATTAGAAATTTTTGACGTTTGGGGTATTCACTTCATGGGTCCGTTTCCATTGTCTTTTTCACATGAGTAtatcctagtagccattgattacgtCTCTAAATGGATTGAAACAATTCTTATTAGGACCAATGATGCATGGGTG ACGGTTAGTGCTTCTCGTAAGGATTGGTTCGTAAAATTAGAGGaagctctatgggcttatagaactGCATTCAAAACAACCATAGGGACTTCACCATTTAAATTAGTGTATAAAAAATCTTGTCATCTACCTATTGAGTTAGAACATAAAGCTTACTGGGCTATTAAGATGCTTAATCTCGATCTTAGTCTTGCATGCAAGCACGTGTTAGTGCAGATGAACGAATTGGAGGAGCTTAGACTGGACGCATATGAAAATGCGCGTATCTttaaagaaaagaccaagaggTGGCATGATCGTCTGATTAAGCCAAGGGAGTTACATTAA